One genomic region from Drosophila busckii strain San Diego stock center, stock number 13000-0081.31 chromosome 3R, ASM1175060v1, whole genome shotgun sequence encodes:
- the LOC108603202 gene encoding Fanconi anemia group D2 protein-like has protein sequence MKNTAIISYIPILRETLETLVFRVKALLAANKCHAAFHLSILDNKDLHGDAIRTPTGSFATEVNSDEEIPEDDDSVDETILNENITDTSVSSSTRRSKSSSRSKCF, from the coding sequence ATGAAGAACACTGCCATTATAAGTTATATACCCATTCTACGTGAAACACTTGAGACTTTAGTATTTCGCGTCAAGGCTTTGCTGGCAGCCAACAAATGTCATGCTGCATTTCATTTGAGCATTTTGGACAATAAGGACCTGCATGGCGATGCAATTAGAACACCCACTGGCTCATTTGCCACTGAAGTTAATAGCGACGAAGAAATACCAGAGGATGATGACAGTGTTGATGAAACAATTTTGAACGAGAATATAACTGATACAAGTGTAAGCAGCTCCACGAGACGCAGCAAATCGTCCTCGcgcagcaaatgcttttag
- the LOC108603196 gene encoding LOW QUALITY PROTEIN: Fanconi anemia group D2 protein (The sequence of the model RefSeq protein was modified relative to this genomic sequence to represent the inferred CDS: substituted 1 base at 1 genomic stop codon) has translation MYRKLKKKAQPLNAIDENASIKIPRLAPGEKIDASIQPMATNESEEEKIPASQEQALRFLSQHSIAIAATLGRTQSSSKINSARQPNSFFEMVLVNAGVQLDQPDTFVLCCDHIAIVSKLRDILVRSPKYPENIETFKNGLNNALAPKSKIAHKLLSGCTIDIADENQAYQSQNSMFINFLMIDFLREPCLDVLFKKIEEISLLEDALSASGGLSLLPLMLEQLRYLTLSHSEQIYAHIERIFNNASESAKLDIINSAEFVLDARKHDDFVELLIINYASSKELFQINTVQMLSNLTLSSKSESKLRARIIEFIKNDSSCSNVILPHLIRLLLNCLNQDTDEVVRELVSTLREIFNWHYRSQSEEPGHIFTPAANDKELQLELFSFLHQGLTRSKRFYQMWQRVLAALPATEFNSFDFIMLLLLIHINEDNTLYIENLLRRRIKLEHITVDILDEVRSQFPHILEKHISTLMHILQDFVREKNQIVSDFAKLAYSILFKIGNSIQKNILKKLLELTFDKSAQHVTSMALTLLRELQLKNSKHVQNCATLLLPLLDRLSDFTLPQTRLAMDLLSRVAYPDPKLPECTQLQEQIEMIVKKQQINRSEYIKKQGIIGGVQLIDAVARIESKANELVDLDTSIDNIATLPEGRSKHAANLIMLTQSAIGSSPELMALFYDELASVLAVRSYNTESNYTLDNKFLIWMTELMSSRFLDSFVSEQELRAVRGIQLKFQKNINELEDTKDNSEYEILNIGINISGTLLTPTGSACNTIYELTPLFNLVSVLSNQRWQHSLEQINALLGCAIILPEFFDDDNYLSIFDNYDEELQKKILHIYFHTVNWMRANIGAFSTQACKATRKRVLYRLADLLSVEQRMKPLLAHAPIGFVPPPCQFLKNCQTSVQHGSRAKPKAGKTKVTHNDSTRDESSINKTKIGDISIKLSACKTPVKTKIDFEQLYGTLERYRPLDVGIIALLKEEPFTAQYPLDPEQLGTHLGLMELRFILTDLVHKLSTVVKGEQNLNEAESLRSHVVKPEYFMSDLFNVLEALNKHLNVLAAHINEQLEKVNNLHSNLDLFKDRINYVKTCFGLCIHLFALYFSWSEWSDKTQAELLQSSLRAVLLTAEQSTQARPSATNLAAQAFQYFLQYEKSVLTLSTAVQLYRLLCSLRKLSNSTTKSVQRSSQQAEDIRKFCTKMLRRKWYHYTGCLEKGAQCNLHLDELVKGFLKDSSIERQRDILRGLSEECVMLNTKDKSLDSFPNIKKANFPLLFRGLCEILITTLSSEQRIDLAADRFELWESTIRLLNGLLEVVKKVEQPRNFALFLKHSQLYLKLLLQHGLTILETIVRRSPERLTKFLHELQNVTKFLHNLCCHSKTMKNTAIISYIPILRETLETLVFRVKALLAANKCHAAFHLSILDNKDLHGDAIRTPTAHAHXINSDENTSRDDRVDEQFERDITITYNNTHL, from the exons atGTATCGCAAGTTAAAGAAAAAGGCACAGCCGCTTAATGCTATTGACGAAAATGCATCGATTAAAATACCT CGTTTGGCGCCTGGCGAAAAGATAGATGCTTCTATACAACCAATGGCAACCAATGAAAGCGAGGAGGAGAAGATACCAGCATCACAGGAGCAGGCGCTGCGTTTTCTGTCGCAGCACAGCATAGCAATAGCTGCAACACTTGGCCGGACACAGTCGTCATCAAAGATCAACAGCGCAAGGCAGCCAAATAGTTTCTTTGAGATGGTGCTGGTGAATGCTGGAGTACAATTGGATCAGccagatacatttgtattgtGCTGTGATCATATTGCAATTGTGTCTAAGCTGCGTGACATACTTGTGCGCTCACCGAAATATCCAGAAAACATAGAAACCTTTAAGAATGGCTTGAATAATGCGCTTGCGCCCAAGTCCAAGATAGCACATAAGCTGCTAAGTGGCTGCACCATTGACATTGCGGATGAAAATCAGGCCTATCAATCGCAAAATAGCATGTTTATTAACTTTCTTATGATTGACTTTCTTCGCGAGCCATGCCTGGACGTGCTCTTTAAAAAAATCGAAGAGATTTCCTTATTGGAGGATGCGCTTAGTGCTTCTGGTGGTCTATCCTTGCTTCCACTAATGCTAGAGCAGCTGAGATACTTGACATTATCACATAGTGAACAAATCTATGCTCATATTGAACgtatatttaataatgctTCAGAGTCAGCCAAATTAGATATAATCAATAGCGCTGAATTTGTGCTGGATGCCAGGAAACATGATGACTTTGTCGAGCTGCTCAt TATAAATTATGCTAGCAGCAAGGAGCTGTTTCAAATAAACACAGTTCAAATGTTGAGCAATTTGACGCTCAGCTCCAAATCTGAAAGCAAACTACGTGCGCGTATTAtagagtttattaaaaatgatagcagctgctccaatgtg ataCTGCCGCATCTTATTCGCCTGCTGCTTAATTGTCTCAATCAGGATACTGATGAAGTCGTGCGAGAG CTGGTCTCTACACTGCGCGAGATATTCAATTGGCATTATAGATCGCAGAGCGAGGAGCCAGGACACATTTTTACACCTGCTGCCAATGATAAGGAATTACAATTGGAGCTTTTTAGCTTCTTGCATCAAGGCCTAACACGTTCAAAGCGTTTTTATCAAATGTGGCAACGTGTTCTAGCTGCTTTGCCAGCTACTGAATTCAA CTCATTCGATTTTataatgctgttgctgcttatacatataaatgagGACAATACGCTGTATATTGAGAATCTG CTGCGCCGCCGCATCAAGCTGGAGCATATAACTGTAGATATATTGGATGAAGTGCGCTCACAATTTCCGCATATTTTGGAAAAGCATATAAGCACTTTGATGCATATACTACAAGACTTTGTACGCGAAAAGAATCAAATTGTTTCTGATTTTGCCAAATTAGCCTATAG CATACTCTTTAAAATTGGCAACTCCATACAGAAGAACATTCTAAAGAAACTGTTGGAGTTAACGTTTGACAAGTCTGCGCAGCATGTGACCAGCATGGCTTTAACTTTGCTGCGTGAGCTGCAACTGAAAAATTCGAAGCATGTTCAAAACTGTGcgacgctgttgctgccattacTAGATCGTTTAAGTGATTTCACATTGCCACAAACACGCTTGGCTATGGATTTGCTAAGTCGTGTGGCATATCCAGATCCCAAGCTGCCAGAATGCACACAGCTGCAagaacaaattgaaatgattGTAAAGAAGCAACAAATCAATCGCAGTGAATATATAAAGAAGCAAGGCATTATTGGAGGCGTGCAGCTGATCGACGCTGTGGCCAGAATTGAAAGCAAAGCCAACGAACTTGTTGACTTGGACACAAGCATTGATAACATTGCCACGCTGCCTGAAGGACGCAGCAAGCATGCAGCCAATCTGATCA TGCTAACGCAGTCAGCTATTGGCAGCTCACCTGAACTGATGGCGTTATTCTATGATGAGCTGGCCAGCGTTCTAGCTGTGCGTAGTTACAACACTGAATCAAATTATACGCTCGACAACAAGTTTCTTATATGGATGACAGAGCTAATGAGCTCGCGTTTTCTGGATAGTTTTGTAAGTGAGCAGGAGCTTAGAGCAGTAAG GGGCATACAGCTAAAGTTTCAGAAGAACATCAATGAACTGGAAGATACAAAGGACAATTCAGAGTacgaaatattaaatattggcATTAACATATCGGGCACGCTGTTGACACCGACTGGCAG TGCCTGTAATACAATTTATGAGCTAACGCCTTTGTTCAATCTGGTTAGCGTGCTTAGCAATCAACGCTGGCAGCACAGTCTGGAGCAAATTAATGCCTTGCTGGGCTGCGCTATTATACTGCCCGAATTCTTTGATGATGACAActatttaagcatatttgaTAATTATGATGAGgagctgcaaaagaaaatattacacatttattttcataccGTCAACTGGATGCGTGCCAACATTGGCGCATTTTCCACGCAGGCTTGCAAAGCGACGCGCAAACGTGTGTTGTATCGTCTGGCCGATTTGCTAAGTGTAGAGCAAAGAATGAAGCCACTGCTGGCACATGCTCCCATTGGCTTTGTGCCACCGCCATGTCAATTCCTAAAGAACTGTCAGACAAGCGTACAGCACGGCTCGCgtgcaaagccaaaggcaggCAAAACTAAAGTAACTCATAATGACTCTACGAGAGACGAATCGAgcattaataaaactaaaattggtGATATAAGCATCAAATTGAGCGCCTGCAAGACGCCTgtcaaaactaaaattgattttgagcAGCTATATGGAACGCTGGAACGCTATAGACCGCTGGATGTGGGCATTATAGCGCTGCTCAAGGAAGAACCATTTACAGCTCAATATCCACTGGATCCAGAGCAATTGGGCACGCATTTGGGATTAATGGAGCTGCGTTTTATACTAACCGATCTGGTGCATAAACTAAGCACAGTAGTCAAAGGCGAGCAAAACCTAAACGAAGCCGAGTCCTTGAGATCGCATGTGGTCAAGCCGGAGTACTTTATGTCCGACTTGTTTAATGTTTTGGAAGCGCTGAATAAGCATCTAAACGTACTCGCGGCACATATAAATGAACAATtggaaaaagtcaataatttgcatagcaattTGGATTTGTTTAAAGATCGTATTAATTATGTTAAGACCTGCTTTGGTCTATGCattcatttgtttgccttaTACTTTTCCTGGAGCGAGTGGAGTGACAAAACTCAAGCGGAGCTATTGCAAT CATCACTGCGCGCCGTGCTGTTAACTGCTGAGCAGAGCACACAGGCTAGACCATCAGCAACTAATCTGGCCGCTCAagcttttcaatattttctgCAGTACGAGAAATCAGTGCTAACTCTTAGCACAGCTGTTCAACTATATCGTTTGCTATGCAGCTTGCGCAAGTTAAGCAACTCGACTACGAAGTCCGTCCAGCGCAGCAGTCAGCAGGCGGAGGATATAC GTAAATTCTGCACCAAAATGCTGCGACGCAAGTGGTATCATTATACTGGCTGCCTGGAGAAAGGCGCGCAGTGCAACTTGCATTTGGATGAGCTGGTCAAAGGTTTTCTCAAGGACTCTAGCATCGAACGGCAGCGTGACATATTGCGTGGTCTAAGCGAAGAGTGCGTAATGCTAAACACAAAGGACAAGAGCTTGGATTCGTTTCCCAACATtaaaaa AGCCAACTTTCCTTTGCTATTTCGTGGCTTGTGTGAAATACTTATTACTACGCTTAGCAGCGAGCAAAGAATTGATCTTGCCGCTGATCGCTTTGAGCTCTGGGAGTCTACAATACGCTTGCTTAATGGTCTGCTGGAGGTGGTAAAAAAAGTCGAGCAGCCGCgtaactttgctttgtttttaaagcacTCAcagttatatttaaagctgctgctgcaacatggCCTCACCATATTGGAAACTATAGTACGCAGAAGTCCCGAACGTCTCACCAAATTTCTGCACGAGCTGCAGAATGTTACCAAGTTCCTGCACAATCTCTGCTGTCACTCCAAAACAATGAAGAACACTGCCATTATAAGTTATATACCCATTCTACGTGAAACACTTGAGACTTTAGTATTTCGCGTCAAGGCTTTGCTGGCAGCCAACAAATGTCATGCTGCATTTCATTTGAGCATTTTGGACAATAAGGACCTGCATGGCGATGCAATTAGAACACCCACTGCTCATGCCCACTGAATTAATAGCGACGAAAATACCAGCAGAGATGACCGTGTTGATGAACAATTTGAACGAGATATAACTATTACAT ATAATAATACTCATTTATAA
- the LOC108603199 gene encoding uncharacterized protein LOC108603199, producing MAAMTSSRPRERLLYAFRGWIAFVAFMDLGTAFRSYIERRSFLGDHSDTQFIEGDYTISRIIGMYCLLKAIALVHCTLYIHYRPVVSMGGCSLALTMVFYVTETLYFRSSTLNFYVIFPCVLNTITLLGLIYIPKRLRLWEPHLDMDDENSQLLKQMTGFKRRRAKKQ from the exons at GGCTGCCATGACATCTTCTCGGCCCCGCGAGCGTTTGCTCTATGCATTCCGTGGCTGGATAGCGTTTGTTGCCTTTATGGATCTGGGCACTGCTTTCCGCAGCTACATCGAACGTCGCAGTTTTCTAGGCGATCATAGTGATACGCAATTTATTGAAG GGGACTATACTATATCGCGCATTATTGGAATGTACTGTCTTCTTAAAGCCATCGCCCTCGTCCATTGCACGCTCTATATACACTATCGACC CGTTGTAAGCATGGGTGGCTGCTCATTAGCCCTCACTATGGTCTTCTATGTTACGGAAACTCTCTACTTTCGTTCGAGCACTTTGAATTTCTATGTTATCTTTCCCTGCGTTTTGAACA CTATTACGCTACTGGGATTGATATACATACCCAAGCGTCTACGCCTTTGGGAGCCTCATTTGGATATGGACGATGAGAACTCGCAGCTATTGAAGCAAATGACTGGATTTAAGCGTAGACGGGCGAAAAAACAATAG
- the LOC108603198 gene encoding nuclear transcription factor Y subunit beta isoform X2 translates to MQLTGFTAALLLVLVGYTSAQRVAPGVNPQHYQQVPQHAQQQHHQPPPPQYQQQVHGAPGVPPQQYQYEQVPVQQQQQVQYQQVPVQQQQPPQQMHPPQAHVPQQQHVPQGHHPQQAAGHHHGQPQQVLNTGNIQQERAHIQEHMQVPIDTSKMSEAELQFHYFKMHDSDNNNKLDGCELIKSLIHWHADEKAPDSTEKHEDDHKKGGFVYTDSALEETIDYVLKSMDMNNDGFVDYAEYRKTEATIGKN, encoded by the exons ATGCAACTGACAGGTTtcacagcagcgctgctgcttgtcctTGTGGGCTATACCAGCGCCCAGCGTGTAGCACCCGGCGTAAATCCCCAGCATTAT caACAAGTACCGCAGcatgcacaacagcagcaccatcAGCCCCCACCGCCACAGTATCAGCAACAGGTTCATGGAGCACCCGGTGTACCGCCACAACAATAT CAATATGAACAAGTGCcggtgcaacagcaacaacaagtgcaataCCAGCAAGTTCCtgtacaacagcagcagccgccgcagcagatGCATCCACCCCAAGCGCatgtgccgcagcagcagcatgtgccaCAGGGTCATCACCCGCAGCAAGCTGCTGGCCATCATCATGGACAGCCACAACAGGTTTTGAACACGGGCAATATTCAGCAAGAACGCGC TCATATCCAAGAGCATATGCAAGTGCCAATCGATACGAGTAAAATGTCAGAGGCTGAACTACAATTTCATTATTTCAAAATGCACGATTCggacaataacaataagctgGATGGCTGCGAATTGATCAAATCTCTCATTCATTGGCACG CTGATGAGAAGGCGCCCGACAGCACAGAGAAACACGAGGATGATCATAAGAAAGGTGGCTTTGTTTATACTGACAGCGCTCTGGAGGAGACTATAGACTACGTGCTCAAATCTATGGATATGAATAACGATGGCTTTGTGGACTATGCTGAATACCGCAAGACTGAAGCAACTATTGGCaagaattaa
- the LOC108603198 gene encoding PAX-interacting protein 1 isoform X1, with protein sequence MQLTGFTAALLLVLVGYTSAQRVAPGVNPQHYQQVPQHAQQQHHQPPPPQYQQQVHGAPGVPPQQYQYEQVPVQQQQQVQYQQVPVQQQQPPQQMHPPQAHVPQQQHVPQGHHPQQAAGHHHGQPQQVLNTGNIQQERAHIQEHMQVPIDTSKMSEAELQFHYFKMHDSDNNNKLDGCELIKSLIHWHEQGSKEQHNGEKPHVEEKVFSDEELVALIDPILQMDDTSKDGFIDYPEFIKAQQKAAEKQQQQQQQQPTQQQPAH encoded by the exons ATGCAACTGACAGGTTtcacagcagcgctgctgcttgtcctTGTGGGCTATACCAGCGCCCAGCGTGTAGCACCCGGCGTAAATCCCCAGCATTAT caACAAGTACCGCAGcatgcacaacagcagcaccatcAGCCCCCACCGCCACAGTATCAGCAACAGGTTCATGGAGCACCCGGTGTACCGCCACAACAATAT CAATATGAACAAGTGCcggtgcaacagcaacaacaagtgcaataCCAGCAAGTTCCtgtacaacagcagcagccgccgcagcagatGCATCCACCCCAAGCGCatgtgccgcagcagcagcatgtgccaCAGGGTCATCACCCGCAGCAAGCTGCTGGCCATCATCATGGACAGCCACAACAGGTTTTGAACACGGGCAATATTCAGCAAGAACGCGC TCATATCCAAGAGCATATGCAAGTGCCAATCGATACGAGTAAAATGTCAGAGGCTGAACTACAATTTCATTATTTCAAAATGCACGATTCggacaataacaataagctgGATGGCTGCGAATTGATCAAATCTCTCATTCATTGGCACG AACAAGGCAGCAAAGAGCAGCACAACGGCGAGAAGCCGCATGTTGAGGAGAAAGTGTTCTCAGATGAGGAGCTCGTTGCGCTAATCGATCCCATATTGCAAATGGATGATACCTCGAAAGACGGTTTCATAGACTATCCCGAGTTCATAAAGGCACAACAGAAGGCTGccgaaaagcagcagcagcaacaacaacagcagccaacacaacaacagccagcgcATTAG
- the LOC108603200 gene encoding calmodulin-like protein 4, protein MARYFKEQDIDEFRECFYLFARSGQINNLDELTVIMRSLGLSPTIQELVSYLKQKNGKMSFADFLDIMHQHSSVENLPDEVIAAFKAADPHNKGTISARQLRNLLQNWGEGLSVREVDNIFREANVNNNNSTVRYADFVKIACAPVPDYY, encoded by the exons ATG GCTCGTTATTTTAAAGAACAGGATATTGATG AGTTCCGCGAGTGCTTTTATCTATTTGCGCGTTCAGGCCAAATTAACAACTTGGACGAACTAACT gTTATTATGCGTTCATTGGGATTGTCACCCACCATACAAGAACTTGTTTCGTATTTGAAGCAAAAGAATGGCAAAATGAGCTTTGCTGATTTCCTGGACATCATGCATCAGCACTCTTCGGTGGAGAATTTGCCGGACGAGGTGATTGCCGCCTTTAAGGCTGCTGATCCTCATAACAAGGGCACTATATCAGCCAGGCAGCTGCGTAATTTATTACAGAACTGGGGAGAGGGTCTATCTGTGCGTGAGGTGGACAACATTTTCCGGGAGGCGaatgttaataacaataacagcacaGTGCGTTACGCAGACTTTGTCAAAATAGCCTGTGCACCAGTTCCTGATTATTATTAG
- the LOC108603201 gene encoding 40S ribosomal protein S20: MAAAPKDIEKPHGGDSASVHRIRITLTSRNVRSLENVCRDLINGAKNQNLRVKGPVRMPTKTLRITTRKTPCGEGSKTWDRFQMRIHKRIIDLHSPSEIVKKITSINIEPGVEVEVTIAN; the protein is encoded by the exons ATG GCTGCTGCTCCCAAGGACATTGAGAAGCCCCATGGCGGCGATTCTGCATCTGTGCACCGCATCCGTATCACCCTGACCTCCAGGAACGTCCGCTCCTTGGAGAATGTGTGCCGTGACCTGATCAACGGTGCCAAGAACCAGAATCTGCGTGTCAAG GGCCCCGTGCGCATGCCAACCAAGACTCTCCGCATCACCACCCGTAAGACTCCTTGCGGTGAGGGTTCCAAGACATGGGATCGTTTCCAG ATGAGAATCCACAAGCGCATCATCGATTTGCACTCTCCATCTGAGATCGTCAAGAAGATCACGTCGATCAACATCGAGCCCGGTGTAGAGGTTGAGGTTACCATTGCCAACTAG